In a single window of the bacterium genome:
- a CDS encoding hydrogenase maturation nickel metallochaperone HypA: MHELYIAECILKSVADSLPPGMNPQAVEEVRVQLGKLDAVVPDTLTFLFDAIKTNGGMPNARLALSEIEVVCRCENCENEFGIEVPVFLCPSCGSGNVKVLRGRGITLTGIQVKDENGEDDGNSGNS; this comes from the coding sequence ATGCACGAGCTCTACATCGCCGAGTGCATCTTGAAATCCGTGGCCGATTCGCTTCCGCCGGGAATGAATCCGCAGGCGGTCGAGGAAGTGCGGGTGCAGCTCGGCAAGCTCGACGCGGTGGTTCCCGACACACTGACGTTTTTATTCGATGCAATTAAGACAAATGGCGGAATGCCCAACGCCCGTCTGGCGCTGTCTGAGATCGAAGTTGTCTGCCGCTGCGAGAATTGTGAAAATGAATTCGGAATCGAAGTGCCGGTTTTTCTCTGTCCGTCCTGCGGAAGCGGCAACGTCAAAGTCCTGCGCGGACGGGGCATTACGCTAACCGGCATTCAAGTGAAAGATGAGAATGGAGAGGATGATGGAAATTCCGGTAATTCGTGA